One part of the Fusobacterium pseudoperiodonticum genome encodes these proteins:
- a CDS encoding ABC transporter ATP-binding protein: MEILKIKNLNLKIREKEILKNVSLEIKEGEVIGLIGESGSGKTIFTKYILGILPLAAQYTQETFEVVPKVGAIFQNAFTSLNPTMKIGKQLKHLYVSHYGTQENWKEKIESLLEDVGLDKNRNFLDKYPYELSGGEQQRIVIMGALIGEPSFLIADEVTTALDVGTKIEVVKFFKRLREKFKISILFITHDLSTLKNFADKIYVMYHGEIVDEDHPYRKQLFQLSQDVWRRTK; this comes from the coding sequence ATGGAAATACTAAAAATAAAAAATCTAAATCTTAAAATTCGTGAAAAAGAAATCTTAAAAAATGTTTCTTTAGAAATAAAAGAGGGAGAAGTCATAGGATTAATAGGAGAATCAGGAAGTGGGAAAACTATTTTTACCAAATATATTTTAGGTATACTTCCCTTGGCAGCTCAGTATACTCAAGAAACTTTTGAAGTTGTTCCAAAAGTAGGAGCTATTTTTCAAAATGCTTTCACTTCCTTAAACCCAACAATGAAAATAGGAAAACAATTAAAACATCTTTATGTTTCTCACTATGGGACACAAGAAAATTGGAAAGAGAAAATAGAAAGTTTATTAGAAGATGTTGGTTTGGATAAAAATAGAAATTTTTTAGATAAATACCCTTATGAATTAAGTGGTGGAGAACAACAGAGAATTGTTATTATGGGAGCTTTGATAGGTGAGCCTAGTTTTTTAATTGCAGATGAAGTAACAACTGCTTTAGATGTAGGGACAAAAATAGAAGTTGTTAAATTTTTTAAAAGATTACGTGAAAAATTTAAAATATCGATTTTATTTATAACTCATGATCTATCTACTTTAAAAAATTTTGCTGACAAAATTTATGTTATGTATCATGGAGAAATTGTAGATGAAGATCATCCTTATAGAAAACAATTATTTCAACTTTCTCAAGATGTTTGGAGGAGAACAAAATAA
- a CDS encoding ABC transporter ATP-binding protein: protein MLLTVENLSKEYIKKKILNNVSFSMEKGEILGMLGKSGAGKSTIGKILLQLSRPTTGTILFEGKALSEVPRKDIQAIFQDPYTALNPSLKIGEILEEPLIANGKFTKEERRKKVEETLVKVGLLESDYEKYPEELSGGQQQRVCIAGAIILSPKLIICDEPIASLDLAIQVQILDLIQKINQEEGISFIFITHNLPAVYRIADRILLLYRGEVQEIQEVEEFFKNPKSEYGKKFLKTLNLIKDF, encoded by the coding sequence ATGTTATTAACTGTGGAGAATTTAAGTAAAGAATACATAAAAAAGAAAATCCTAAATAATGTTTCATTTTCTATGGAAAAAGGAGAAATTCTTGGAATGTTAGGTAAGTCTGGTGCTGGGAAATCAACCATCGGAAAAATCTTACTCCAATTATCAAGGCCGACAACAGGGACTATCTTATTTGAAGGAAAGGCTCTGTCAGAAGTGCCTAGAAAAGATATTCAAGCAATTTTTCAAGATCCCTATACCGCATTAAATCCAAGTTTAAAAATAGGGGAAATTTTAGAAGAACCTCTTATAGCCAATGGAAAATTTACAAAGGAAGAAAGAAGAAAAAAAGTTGAAGAAACTCTCGTAAAAGTAGGACTTTTAGAGTCTGATTATGAGAAGTATCCTGAAGAATTATCAGGAGGACAGCAACAAAGAGTTTGTATTGCAGGAGCAATTATCCTGTCTCCGAAATTAATTATTTGTGATGAACCTATTGCTTCTTTGGATTTAGCAATTCAAGTACAGATACTAGATTTAATTCAAAAAATAAATCAAGAAGAAGGAATCAGTTTTATTTTTATCACACATAATCTACCAGCTGTCTATAGAATTGCTGATAGAATATTGCTTTTGTATCGTGGAGAAGTACAGGAAATTCAAGAGGTAGAAGAATTTTTTAAAAATCCTAAAAGTGAGTATGGAAAAAAATTCTTAAAGACTTTAAATTTAATTAAAGATTTTTAA
- the rpmF gene encoding 50S ribosomal protein L32, translating into MAVPKKKTSKAKKNMRRSHHALTAIGLVTCEKCGAPKRQHRVCLECGDYKGSQVLETAE; encoded by the coding sequence ATGGCAGTACCTAAGAAAAAGACTTCTAAAGCTAAAAAGAATATGAGAAGATCTCACCATGCACTAACTGCAATAGGTTTAGTAACTTGTGAAAAATGTGGAGCTCCTAAAAGACAACATAGAGTTTGTTTAGAATGTGGAGATTATAAAGGATCTCAAGTTTTAGAAACAGCTGAGTAA
- a CDS encoding Fe-S-containing protein — MLKFYIDVINYLAIFAFLLGIITALLVKYKKLYLNIVVGLVSLVGLACSVTMTVFKQLYPQKMVKISLQYNRWALAIGMLFMLVALVLQIIKTFRKCENDKLCIASAISIIFSTVAVWFLGFTIIPQVYALTKEFVAFGENSFGTQSLLRLGGFLLGLLTIFLIALSVQKVYFRLKPCLAKVFALAIFLVGSIDFFLRGVSALARLRFLKASNPFVFNVMILEDKSTTYITILFAIVAVIFSFLLFKDSRKVVGTFKNNALLRLEKARLKNNKHWLSSLAFFSILSVFTITVIHSHITKPVALTPPQPYQEEGNMIVIPLTDVEDGHLHRFSYTATGGNNVRFIVVKKPKGGSYGIGLDACDICGLAGYYERNDEVVCKRCDVVMNKSTIGFKGGCNPVPFEYEIKDKKIYIDKATLEKEKDRFPVGD, encoded by the coding sequence ATGCTAAAATTTTATATAGATGTAATAAATTATCTAGCAATTTTTGCATTTCTTTTAGGTATTATCACAGCACTATTAGTAAAATATAAGAAGCTATATTTAAATATAGTTGTAGGCTTAGTTTCATTAGTAGGGCTTGCTTGTTCTGTAACGATGACTGTATTTAAGCAGTTGTACCCACAGAAAATGGTTAAAATATCATTACAATATAATCGGTGGGCATTGGCAATAGGAATGTTATTTATGCTTGTAGCCTTAGTTCTACAAATCATAAAGACATTTAGAAAGTGTGAGAATGATAAACTTTGTATAGCCTCAGCTATAAGTATAATTTTCTCAACAGTAGCAGTTTGGTTTTTAGGATTTACAATAATTCCTCAGGTCTATGCGTTGACAAAAGAGTTTGTTGCCTTTGGTGAAAATTCTTTTGGGACACAATCTTTACTTAGATTAGGAGGGTTTTTATTAGGACTATTAACAATATTCTTAATTGCTCTATCAGTTCAAAAAGTATATTTTCGTTTAAAACCATGCTTGGCTAAAGTATTTGCTCTAGCAATTTTCTTAGTGGGAAGTATAGACTTCTTCTTAAGAGGAGTATCAGCTCTTGCAAGATTAAGATTTTTAAAGGCAAGCAATCCATTTGTTTTTAATGTTATGATACTTGAAGATAAAAGTACTACCTATATAACAATACTATTTGCAATAGTAGCTGTTATTTTCTCTTTCCTATTATTTAAAGATAGTAGAAAGGTAGTTGGAACATTTAAAAATAATGCTCTATTAAGATTGGAAAAAGCGAGATTAAAAAATAATAAACATTGGCTTTCAAGCCTAGCTTTCTTCTCAATATTGTCTGTGTTCACAATAACAGTAATACATAGTCATATAACAAAACCTGTTGCTTTAACTCCGCCTCAACCATATCAAGAGGAAGGAAATATGATAGTTATTCCTTTAACAGATGTTGAAGATGGACATCTACATAGATTTTCATATACAGCAACTGGTGGAAATAATGTAAGATTCATAGTTGTTAAGAAGCCAAAAGGTGGAAGCTATGGAATAGGACTTGATGCTTGTGATATCTGTGGACTTGCAGGATATTATGAAAGAAATGATGAAGTTGTCTGCAAACGTTGTGATGTTGTAATGAACAAATCAACAATCGGTTTCAAAGGTGGATGTAATCCAGTACCATTTGAATATGAAATTAAAGATAAGAAAATATATATAGACAAAGCGACTTTAGAAAAAGAAAAAGATCGTTTTCCAGTGGGTGATTAA
- a CDS encoding ABC transporter permease, which produces MFWRMVKGTLFRQRSKMLMIAFTVALGVSLATAMMNVMLGVGDKVNKELKTYGANITVMHKDASILDDLYGISGETVSNKFLLESEIPKIKQIFWGFAILDFAPYLERTGEIKGVSDKVKIYGTWFEKHLVMPTGEEVDAGIKNLKTWWEVKGEWLNDDDLDGVMVGSLIAGKNNLKVGDIIEVKGTNETKKLTIRGIINSGGNDDEAIYTALKTTQDLFGLEGKITMIDVSALTTPDNDLARKAAQDPNSLTISEYETWYCTAYVSSISYQLQEVLTDSVAKPNRQVAESEGTILNKTELLMLLICILSSFASALGISNLITASVIERSQEIGLIKAIGGTNRRIILLILTEVVLTGILGGIFGYLAGIGFTQIIGKTVFSSYIEPAIIVVPIDIALVFAVTIIGSIPAIRYLLTLKPTEVLHGR; this is translated from the coding sequence ATGTTTTGGAGAATGGTAAAAGGAACATTATTTAGACAGAGAAGTAAAATGCTTATGATAGCATTTACAGTTGCATTAGGAGTATCGCTTGCAACAGCTATGATGAATGTTATGCTAGGAGTTGGAGATAAGGTAAATAAAGAATTAAAAACTTATGGTGCTAATATCACAGTAATGCATAAAGATGCTTCTATACTTGATGATTTATATGGTATAAGTGGAGAAACAGTTTCTAATAAATTTTTATTGGAATCTGAAATTCCAAAAATAAAACAAATATTCTGGGGCTTTGCAATACTTGACTTTGCTCCATATTTAGAAAGAACAGGAGAAATAAAAGGGGTATCTGATAAGGTTAAAATCTATGGAACTTGGTTTGAAAAACATTTAGTTATGCCAACAGGTGAAGAAGTTGATGCAGGTATAAAGAACTTAAAAACTTGGTGGGAAGTAAAAGGTGAATGGCTAAATGATGATGATTTAGATGGAGTTATGGTAGGTAGCCTTATAGCTGGAAAAAACAATTTAAAAGTTGGAGATATAATAGAAGTAAAAGGAACAAATGAAACTAAGAAACTTACTATAAGAGGAATAATAAATTCAGGTGGAAATGATGACGAGGCAATCTATACTGCTTTAAAGACTACTCAAGATTTATTTGGACTTGAAGGGAAAATCACTATGATAGATGTTTCTGCTTTAACAACTCCTGATAACGACTTGGCAAGAAAAGCAGCTCAAGATCCAAATAGTTTAACAATTTCTGAATATGAAACTTGGTATTGTACTGCTTATGTAAGCTCAATCAGTTATCAATTACAAGAAGTTTTAACTGACAGTGTGGCAAAACCTAATAGACAGGTTGCTGAGTCAGAAGGAACTATCTTGAATAAGACAGAGCTTCTAATGTTACTTATTTGTATATTAAGTTCATTTGCTTCGGCTCTTGGAATTTCTAACTTGATAACAGCTTCTGTTATTGAAAGAAGCCAAGAAATTGGACTTATAAAAGCAATAGGTGGAACAAATAGAAGAATAATTTTACTTATATTAACTGAGGTAGTTTTAACGGGAATTTTAGGTGGAATATTTGGATATCTTGCAGGTATAGGCTTTACTCAAATAATAGGGAAAACAGTTTTCTCATCATATATAGAGCCAGCTATTATAGTTGTACCAATAGATATTGCACTTGTGTTTGCTGTTACAATAATAGGAAGTATCCCTGCAATCAGATACTTACTAACTTTAAAACCAACAGAAGTATTACATGGAAGATAG